In the Methyloterricola oryzae genome, one interval contains:
- a CDS encoding TIGR03768 family metallophosphoesterase: MCKFSLFGFAALLAIQFPAEVYGGKGPEPVVWPIAQYVFTTAEQQILPIGLTASTPQINPGDVSLYAPYGYSAWQAGNGLDYVKRTELAPGFTGAPNVARLLSFFTISDVHITDKESPAQAIYLGWSAPYGPASSGLQSGYSPVILSTTQVLDAAVQTINALHRRSPFDFGIALGDAVNNTQYNELRWYIDVLDGKVITPSSGGHAGAGTIDYQQPFRAFGLDKTIRWYQVVGNHDQFWSGKFYEDKKTRHAHVGNTVINMGDPPETADSTGVYMGVVDGSTPFGDIIKAGPEQAIAVPPRVIPDKKRHSLSTSASSSLNWMKEFFRTTSKPVGHGFTQANLDKDFASYSFKPKSKLPIKMIVLDDTCKGPGQTNYALGCLDKSRIRWLRRQLQKGQNEGHLMIIAAHVPINPQKTLATDSGNVPLLTTPSDASLLSMLHNYPNLILWIAGHRHVNVVTPQPYDPAIAGQGPQNSFWEVETSSLRDFPQQFRTFDIHRNGDNTLSIIVTNVDPAVAEGSPAAKSRGYAIGAARIFGATPVIIADTSSHAYNAELVKQLSPEMQAKIAHYGSP, translated from the coding sequence ATGTGCAAATTCAGCCTTTTCGGTTTTGCTGCTCTTCTCGCCATCCAATTCCCGGCGGAAGTCTACGGTGGCAAGGGCCCGGAACCGGTCGTATGGCCGATCGCCCAGTATGTTTTCACGACGGCCGAACAGCAGATCCTGCCGATCGGCCTCACTGCAAGCACGCCGCAGATCAACCCGGGAGATGTATCGCTCTATGCCCCGTATGGATACAGCGCCTGGCAGGCAGGGAACGGCCTGGATTACGTAAAGCGGACCGAACTTGCACCTGGGTTTACCGGCGCTCCGAATGTGGCGCGCCTGTTATCGTTCTTCACCATCAGCGACGTGCATATCACCGACAAGGAATCCCCGGCCCAAGCGATTTATCTTGGCTGGAGCGCCCCCTACGGCCCGGCTTCCTCCGGTCTGCAATCGGGCTATTCGCCGGTCATTCTGTCGACGACCCAGGTCCTTGACGCCGCGGTCCAGACCATCAATGCGCTGCACAGAAGATCACCCTTCGATTTCGGCATCGCGCTCGGCGACGCCGTCAACAACACCCAGTACAACGAACTGAGATGGTATATCGACGTCCTTGACGGAAAGGTCATCACCCCCAGTTCCGGCGGCCACGCCGGGGCCGGAACCATAGATTATCAGCAACCCTTCAGGGCTTTCGGCCTGGACAAGACCATCCGGTGGTATCAGGTTGTTGGCAATCACGATCAGTTCTGGTCGGGAAAGTTCTACGAAGACAAGAAAACCCGCCATGCCCATGTCGGGAACACCGTCATCAACATGGGAGACCCGCCGGAAACGGCAGATTCCACGGGCGTCTATATGGGCGTGGTGGACGGATCGACGCCTTTCGGAGACATCATCAAGGCAGGCCCGGAACAAGCGATCGCGGTGCCTCCAAGGGTGATTCCCGACAAGAAGCGCCACAGCCTTTCCACTTCGGCTTCATCGAGCCTGAACTGGATGAAGGAATTCTTCAGGACAACGTCGAAACCGGTCGGCCATGGCTTCACCCAGGCCAACCTGGACAAGGATTTTGCCTCTTATAGCTTCAAGCCGAAGTCAAAGCTTCCGATCAAGATGATCGTGCTCGACGATACTTGCAAGGGCCCCGGGCAGACAAATTACGCCCTAGGCTGCTTGGACAAGAGCCGGATCCGCTGGCTCCGGCGCCAGCTGCAAAAGGGCCAGAACGAAGGCCATCTGATGATCATAGCGGCGCATGTCCCGATCAATCCGCAGAAGACCCTGGCAACCGACTCGGGGAATGTTCCCTTACTCACGACTCCCAGCGATGCTTCATTGCTCTCCATGCTTCACAACTATCCGAATCTCATCCTTTGGATCGCGGGGCATCGCCACGTCAATGTTGTGACTCCTCAGCCCTATGATCCGGCCATAGCCGGCCAGGGTCCCCAAAACAGCTTTTGGGAGGTCGAGACCTCATCGCTACGGGATTTTCCCCAGCAGTTCCGCACTTTCGACATCCATCGCAACGGCGACAATACCCTTTCGATCATCGTGACCAATGTCGATCCCGCCGTTGCGGAAGGCTCTCCCGCGGCGAAGTCGCGTGGTTATGCCATCGGCGCAGCGCGGATATTCGGCGCCACCCCGGTCATCATCGCGGATACCAGTTCGCATGCTTACAACGCCGAGCTCGTGAAGCAATTGAGCCCCGAAATGCAGGCGAAGATTGCCCATTACGGATCACCTTAG
- a CDS encoding ArsR/SmtB family transcription factor → MSLSKPVFEPVEELADLFRLLGDSTRLHIVLTCLNEPISVGEIASRLDLSQSLVSHHLRLLRAARIVKATRQGKQVFYIAADQHISGMLTEMLEHIAEPHQD, encoded by the coding sequence ATGTCTTTATCAAAACCTGTCTTTGAGCCTGTTGAAGAACTTGCGGACCTGTTCCGTCTATTGGGTGACAGCACCCGCCTTCATATTGTGCTCACTTGCCTGAATGAGCCCATTTCCGTTGGCGAAATTGCCAGTCGGCTCGATCTCAGCCAATCGCTGGTAAGCCACCATCTGCGACTGCTGCGTGCGGCCCGGATCGTCAAAGCGACTCGGCAAGGTAAGCAGGTGTTCTATATCGCGGCTGACCAACACATCTCCGGGATGCTGACCGAGATGCTCGAACACATTGCCGAGCCTCATCAGGATTAA
- a CDS encoding cation diffusion facilitator family transporter produces MAHDHHHTHGHNHIHHASGASHSHHAKPKDYGLAFVIAIALNSAFVITEFTYGLLANSTALMADAGHNLSDVLGLLLAWGAALLAKRAPRGRYTYGLRTSSILAALANAVLLLVASGGIAWEAVRRISEPPEVAGLTVTLVAAAGIVINGLSAWLFVKGSKGDLNIRGAYLHMAADAAASAGVVLAGIAMMFTGWYWLDPAISMLIVLVIMIGSWGLLRASIQLALSAAPAHIDMPVIAEFLRQQDGVTGIHDLHIWGMSTTESALTVHLVMPQGHPGDAFMDELADALKTKFAIAHSTLQIEQGTTQHACPLIPFQVS; encoded by the coding sequence ATGGCCCATGACCACCATCACACACACGGTCACAATCATATCCATCATGCTTCTGGCGCGAGCCACAGTCATCACGCGAAGCCGAAAGACTATGGTCTCGCCTTCGTCATCGCCATCGCATTGAACTCGGCTTTCGTCATCACCGAGTTCACGTACGGTTTACTCGCTAATTCGACGGCGTTGATGGCAGATGCCGGGCATAACTTGTCAGATGTGCTGGGTTTACTATTGGCTTGGGGTGCCGCGCTGCTCGCCAAGAGAGCGCCACGGGGACGATACACATATGGTCTCCGTACCAGTTCGATTCTGGCGGCACTGGCCAATGCCGTGCTTCTGCTAGTGGCATCCGGCGGCATCGCCTGGGAAGCGGTTCGGCGAATTTCCGAGCCTCCGGAGGTTGCCGGCCTGACGGTGACGCTGGTAGCGGCGGCCGGCATCGTGATCAATGGGCTTTCCGCGTGGCTGTTCGTCAAGGGCAGCAAAGGCGATCTCAATATTCGCGGCGCGTATCTCCATATGGCAGCCGATGCGGCTGCTTCAGCGGGAGTTGTCCTCGCCGGCATCGCGATGATGTTTACCGGGTGGTATTGGCTTGATCCTGCGATCAGCATGCTCATCGTGCTGGTCATCATGATCGGAAGCTGGGGGTTGTTGCGCGCGTCGATCCAACTGGCTTTGTCCGCCGCTCCCGCCCACATTGACATGCCGGTCATCGCGGAATTCCTTCGGCAGCAGGATGGCGTCACCGGCATCCACGATCTTCATATCTGGGGGATGAGCACGACGGAAAGTGCACTGACCGTGCATCTGGTCATGCCTCAAGGCCATCCCGGCGATGCCTTCATGGATGAACTGGCGGATGCGCTCAAAACGAAGTTCGCCATAGCCCATAGTACCCTCCAGATCGAGCAAGGAACGACGCAACACGCTTGCCCGTTGATTCCGTTCCAAGTCTCCTAG
- a CDS encoding TolC family protein, protein MRSTFAKPLGLAFSVLLVAQAHAADSVVSRRHADEAREYDRSESLVEPVGDLALPQALALALLHSPDLKAYSWEARAQEAATLQASLMPNPTFGANAANFGNNSIRGFDGDVVTVELSQLIELGGKRGKRTQAASLTRDLAEWDYEAKRIDVLAQVSRALVDVIVIQQRLELAQQTLDLSEQVITAASARVLAGKSSPMEETKAKVVRSSVQIEMTRAQRELEAARHKLSANWGSSTPKFARVVGNLDDIQPLPSLDSLQQRLLDNPDLARWATEITQRQAVIEVEKSKAIPDVTATLGGSNYLMTNDYALVVGVSFPLPVFDRNQGGIKEAERRLTKAEEERRGTEVRITTALNAAYQNLDAAHVEIESLRENVLPGAQQAFDAAGTGYRLGKFSFMDVLDAQRALFAGKAQYLRALADYHQSVVDVERLIGGRLNEGKEPSKSQRHP, encoded by the coding sequence ATGCGCTCCACATTCGCAAAGCCCCTCGGCCTTGCATTCAGCGTCTTGCTAGTCGCTCAAGCACACGCGGCTGACTCCGTCGTTTCGCGCCGGCACGCCGATGAGGCTCGCGAATACGACCGGTCCGAGTCGCTCGTTGAACCGGTTGGTGACCTTGCCCTGCCGCAGGCCCTTGCCCTGGCGCTACTTCATAGCCCGGACTTGAAGGCGTATTCCTGGGAAGCCAGGGCTCAGGAAGCGGCTACCCTGCAAGCCAGTCTAATGCCCAATCCCACCTTTGGGGCGAACGCCGCTAACTTTGGCAATAATTCCATCCGGGGTTTCGACGGCGACGTCGTGACCGTGGAACTCAGCCAGTTGATCGAACTGGGCGGTAAGCGCGGCAAGAGGACCCAGGCCGCGTCTTTGACGCGGGATTTGGCGGAGTGGGACTATGAGGCCAAGCGGATTGATGTATTGGCGCAGGTCTCGCGAGCGCTCGTCGACGTGATCGTCATCCAGCAACGGCTGGAACTCGCACAGCAAACCCTGGATCTCTCGGAGCAGGTGATCACGGCTGCGTCAGCGCGTGTTCTGGCCGGAAAATCCTCCCCCATGGAAGAAACCAAGGCCAAAGTCGTCCGCTCCTCGGTGCAGATTGAAATGACGCGGGCGCAACGGGAGTTGGAAGCGGCCCGTCACAAGCTGTCTGCCAACTGGGGCAGTTCCACGCCGAAATTTGCCAGGGTCGTTGGCAACCTGGATGACATCCAGCCCCTGCCGAGCCTCGATAGCCTTCAGCAGCGCCTTCTCGACAATCCCGATTTGGCCCGATGGGCGACGGAAATCACGCAGCGACAGGCGGTGATCGAGGTTGAAAAGTCCAAAGCCATCCCGGACGTGACCGCCACCCTAGGGGGAAGCAACTACCTCATGACCAACGACTATGCATTGGTCGTCGGCGTTTCCTTTCCCTTGCCGGTGTTCGACCGGAATCAGGGCGGCATCAAGGAAGCGGAGCGACGCCTGACCAAAGCGGAAGAAGAACGCCGGGGAACTGAAGTCAGGATCACCACGGCCCTGAATGCCGCCTATCAAAACCTGGATGCCGCCCATGTCGAAATCGAGTCGCTGCGGGAAAACGTTCTGCCCGGCGCACAACAGGCTTTTGATGCGGCCGGAACCGGCTATCGCCTAGGAAAATTCAGCTTCATGGACGTGTTGGACGCACAACGCGCCTTGTTTGCCGGCAAAGCCCAATATCTCCGGGCGCTGGCCGACTATCACCAATCCGTCGTCGACGTTGAACGGCTAATCGGTGGTCGCCTGAATGAAGGCAAGGAACCATCCAAATCACAGAGGCATCCATGA
- a CDS encoding efflux RND transporter periplasmic adaptor subunit yields the protein MKISERTAIIGVILVGIVLAILILKTEVAPVSGEHEEATAESGDVERGPHGGRLFDDQGYGLEVCIVKRGGQPEFHVYATQAGKPLPPSTTDLSILIERLGRKPQRLSFIPEGDYLKSTVAVDEPHSFKVSITARYQQATHRFDYEQIEGRVSMSDEQIAQNNIEILTAGPARIQSLLKLIGEIRLNEDRLVHVVPRLAGIAESATANVGESVRKGQLLALISSQALADQRSELLAAQKRLGLAQLTYEREKKLWADKISAEQDYLQARNALQEAEIVVQTAQQKLASLGSGTTSKGDLTTYEIRSPIDGVIIEKHLSLGEAVKDDSNIFVIADLSTVWAEMTIYAKDLNVVKIGQHATVKATAFDSESGGKVFYVGALVGEQSRTAKARIVLPNPDGIWRPGLPVNIEVLADEVSVPVAISNEAIQTEHDETVVYVRYGTDFEARPLALGRTDGRLTEVVKGLDAGELYAGKNSFLIKADLGKASAAHED from the coding sequence ATGAAGATCAGTGAGCGCACCGCCATCATTGGCGTCATCCTCGTCGGCATCGTGCTGGCGATTCTCATCCTAAAAACCGAAGTTGCGCCGGTCTCCGGTGAACACGAGGAGGCAACAGCGGAGTCGGGCGACGTCGAACGCGGTCCCCATGGCGGCCGACTTTTTGATGATCAGGGCTATGGACTGGAAGTCTGCATCGTCAAACGGGGCGGCCAACCGGAGTTTCATGTCTATGCCACCCAAGCCGGAAAACCCTTACCTCCCTCAACGACGGATTTGTCCATCCTTATCGAACGGCTGGGTCGCAAGCCGCAGAGGCTGAGTTTCATCCCTGAAGGCGATTATCTGAAGAGCACCGTTGCAGTCGACGAGCCGCATTCCTTCAAGGTGTCCATCACTGCCCGATATCAGCAAGCCACCCACCGATTCGACTACGAGCAGATCGAAGGCCGGGTGAGCATGAGCGACGAACAAATTGCCCAGAACAACATCGAGATTCTGACGGCAGGACCTGCGCGTATTCAGAGCCTGCTCAAATTAATCGGCGAAATCCGCTTGAACGAGGATCGTCTGGTCCATGTCGTGCCGCGACTGGCCGGCATTGCCGAATCGGCAACGGCCAATGTCGGCGAATCGGTCCGCAAGGGACAGTTGCTCGCGCTGATCTCCAGTCAGGCGTTGGCGGATCAGCGTAGCGAGCTGCTTGCCGCGCAAAAGCGGCTTGGGCTCGCGCAATTGACCTATGAACGGGAGAAAAAGCTCTGGGCGGACAAAATTTCCGCCGAGCAGGATTATCTGCAGGCGCGCAATGCCCTGCAGGAAGCGGAAATCGTCGTTCAGACAGCGCAGCAGAAACTGGCTTCCCTCGGTAGCGGCACCACCAGCAAAGGCGATCTCACGACCTATGAGATCCGTTCTCCGATCGACGGAGTGATCATCGAAAAACACTTATCGTTGGGCGAGGCGGTCAAGGACGATTCCAATATTTTTGTCATCGCCGATCTTTCCACGGTTTGGGCGGAAATGACCATTTACGCCAAAGACTTGAATGTGGTGAAGATAGGCCAGCATGCCACGGTCAAGGCGACGGCCTTCGACTCCGAGAGCGGAGGCAAGGTCTTCTACGTGGGCGCCCTGGTCGGTGAACAAAGCCGCACGGCCAAGGCGCGCATTGTGTTGCCCAATCCCGATGGCATCTGGCGGCCTGGTCTTCCAGTGAACATCGAGGTGTTGGCCGATGAGGTCTCGGTGCCGGTGGCCATTTCCAACGAAGCCATTCAGACCGAGCATGACGAGACCGTCGTTTACGTCCGCTACGGAACGGATTTTGAGGCCAGACCTTTGGCGTTGGGCCGCACCGATGGCCGCCTGACCGAAGTCGTCAAGGGCCTGGACGCCGGCGAGCTTTATGCCGGCAAGAACAGCTTTCTGATCAAGGCCGACCTGGGCAAGGCCAGTGCCGCCCACGAAGACTAG
- a CDS encoding P-II family nitrogen regulator, translating into MKQITAIIQPHRLEKVEEALHRLEHLPGFTILNARGHPRGKGPKGAFTAHEWAPDSHAQLVLLIICANEQGEEVVEAIRKAAYTGHPGDGLIAVSDVFNVLRISSGEQGPDAI; encoded by the coding sequence ATGAAACAGATCACAGCCATTATCCAACCGCACCGGCTGGAGAAGGTCGAGGAAGCCTTGCACCGCCTGGAGCATTTGCCTGGCTTCACCATCCTCAACGCACGCGGCCATCCTCGCGGCAAAGGCCCCAAGGGCGCCTTCACCGCCCACGAATGGGCCCCGGACAGCCACGCGCAACTGGTGCTGTTGATCATCTGCGCCAACGAGCAGGGCGAAGAAGTCGTTGAAGCGATACGGAAAGCCGCCTATACCGGACATCCTGGTGACGGCCTCATCGCGGTTTCCGATGTCTTCAATGTGTTGCGCATCAGTTCCGGCGAACAAGGCCCGGATGCCATCTGA
- a CDS encoding efflux RND transporter permease subunit has product MFEKLIHFAIGQRWIILMMVLGMAAVGVYNYQRLPIDAVPDITNIQVQINTAAPGYSPLESEQRITYPIETAMAGLPHLQETRSLSRYGLSQVTVIFEDGTDIYFARQLVNERIQASKGKLPDGIEPAMGPISTGLGEIFMWTVEAKENARKADGSGYTPADLREIQDWIIKPQLRNVPGVTEINTIGGYAKEFQVSPVPDKLVARGLSLQDLAAAIERNNTNVGAGYIEKRGEQYLIRAPGQVGTIEDIGNIVITTEQGIPVHIRDVAEVGPGKELRSGAATENGQEVVLGTVFMLIGENSRTVSQAVAKRMEDINRSLPPGVVAKTVYDRTVLVNKAISTVRTNLIEGALLVIAILFLFLGNFRAAVITALVIPLAMLFTFTGMVTNQVSANLMSLGALDFGVIIDGAVVIVENCVRRLAHAQQLAGRPLTRNERFLEVFKASREARRPLLFGQLIIMVVYLPIFALSGVEGKMFHPMAFTVVTALLGAMILSVTFIPAAVALMIGDKVEEKENRLLGWIKQIYCPMFDWTMLNKPLVLTIAGTVIILSGLLVSRMGSEFVPSLNEGDIALQAVRIPGTSLSQAVEMQMELERIAMKFPEVERVFSKIGTAEIATDPMPPNAADGYVILKPRNEWPDPHRSKDDLIESISEAIAHLPGNNYEFTQPIQMRFNELISGVRSDVAIKIFGDDMDVMNRTATEISEVLAKIPGAEDVKVEQTTGLPMLTIQIDRDKTARLGVNVGDVQETIAIAMGGQSAGVLYQGDRRFDIVVRLPEPLRSDLDALQRLPIPVSGRDGSGTGNTGYLRLGDVASFQLAPGPNQISRENGKRRVVVTANVRGRDIGSFVAEAENVLQQQVKIPSGYWTNWGGTFEQMQSAARRLEIVVPVALLLVFSLLFMMFNNVKDGLLVFTGVPFALTGGIVALWLRDIPLSISAGVGFIALSGIAVLNGLVMISYIRTLREDGMSVDSAVREGALTRLRPVLMTALVASLGFLPMAIATGTGAEVQRPLATVVIGGIISSTLLTLLVLPVLYRLFNQDEGAELADKKPTSLAAMQGAS; this is encoded by the coding sequence ATGTTTGAAAAATTGATTCACTTTGCCATTGGTCAACGCTGGATCATCCTTATGATGGTGTTGGGAATGGCCGCCGTGGGCGTCTACAACTATCAGCGGCTGCCCATTGACGCCGTGCCCGATATCACCAACATTCAGGTGCAAATCAACACCGCCGCGCCGGGATACTCGCCGCTGGAATCCGAACAACGAATCACCTATCCCATCGAAACCGCGATGGCCGGTTTGCCGCATCTGCAGGAGACCCGTTCGCTGTCCCGCTACGGGTTGTCTCAAGTCACGGTCATCTTCGAGGATGGCACCGACATCTACTTCGCCCGGCAATTGGTGAATGAACGAATACAGGCCAGCAAGGGCAAATTGCCGGATGGGATCGAGCCGGCCATGGGACCAATTTCCACGGGGTTGGGCGAGATTTTCATGTGGACCGTCGAGGCCAAGGAAAATGCCCGCAAGGCGGATGGATCCGGATACACACCCGCGGATTTGCGCGAGATCCAGGACTGGATCATCAAGCCCCAGTTGCGCAATGTGCCTGGCGTCACCGAAATCAACACCATTGGGGGATATGCCAAGGAATTCCAGGTTTCTCCCGTGCCGGACAAATTGGTCGCCCGCGGTCTTTCCCTGCAGGACTTGGCCGCCGCCATCGAACGCAACAATACCAACGTTGGTGCCGGCTATATCGAAAAGCGAGGGGAGCAGTACTTGATCCGAGCCCCCGGACAGGTCGGCACGATCGAAGACATTGGCAACATTGTCATCACCACCGAGCAAGGCATTCCCGTCCACATCCGCGACGTGGCGGAGGTGGGACCAGGCAAGGAACTGCGTAGCGGCGCGGCGACCGAAAATGGCCAAGAGGTCGTCCTCGGGACGGTATTCATGTTGATCGGTGAGAACAGCCGGACCGTCTCACAGGCTGTCGCCAAGCGCATGGAGGATATCAACCGCTCCCTGCCGCCCGGTGTGGTGGCGAAAACTGTCTACGACCGAACCGTATTGGTGAACAAGGCAATCAGCACGGTGCGGACCAATCTGATCGAAGGCGCGCTGCTGGTCATCGCCATCCTGTTTCTGTTCCTCGGAAACTTTCGTGCGGCCGTGATCACGGCCTTGGTGATTCCGCTGGCCATGCTGTTCACCTTCACCGGTATGGTCACGAACCAGGTGAGCGCCAACCTGATGAGCCTTGGCGCCCTCGACTTCGGCGTCATCATCGACGGTGCCGTGGTCATCGTGGAGAACTGCGTAAGGCGGCTCGCCCATGCCCAGCAACTGGCGGGCCGGCCTCTGACGCGCAACGAACGATTCCTCGAAGTCTTCAAGGCGTCCCGAGAGGCTCGCCGTCCCTTGTTGTTCGGCCAGTTAATCATCATGGTGGTCTATCTGCCGATCTTTGCGCTGAGCGGCGTCGAGGGAAAGATGTTTCATCCCATGGCATTCACCGTGGTCACCGCTCTGCTGGGCGCCATGATCCTTTCAGTGACCTTTATCCCGGCGGCCGTGGCTCTGATGATCGGCGATAAAGTCGAGGAAAAGGAAAATCGTCTGCTGGGCTGGATCAAGCAGATTTATTGCCCGATGTTTGACTGGACCATGCTCAACAAGCCATTGGTGTTGACCATCGCCGGGACCGTGATCATTCTCAGCGGGCTTTTGGTCTCCCGCATGGGTAGCGAATTCGTGCCCAGCCTGAACGAAGGCGATATCGCCTTGCAAGCAGTCAGGATCCCGGGCACCAGTTTGTCGCAAGCAGTCGAGATGCAAATGGAGTTGGAGCGCATCGCCATGAAGTTTCCGGAGGTCGAGCGAGTCTTTTCCAAGATTGGAACAGCAGAGATCGCGACTGATCCCATGCCGCCCAATGCCGCCGACGGCTATGTGATCCTCAAGCCGCGGAATGAATGGCCCGACCCTCACCGCAGCAAGGATGATCTCATCGAGTCCATCTCGGAAGCCATCGCCCACCTGCCGGGCAACAACTACGAGTTCACCCAACCCATACAGATGCGCTTCAATGAGCTGATTTCAGGGGTCCGTAGCGACGTCGCGATCAAAATCTTTGGCGACGACATGGACGTCATGAATCGAACGGCTACCGAAATTTCAGAGGTTTTGGCGAAAATACCCGGCGCCGAAGATGTGAAGGTCGAACAGACTACGGGACTGCCGATGCTGACGATTCAGATCGACCGCGACAAGACCGCTCGACTGGGCGTCAATGTGGGGGACGTCCAGGAAACTATCGCCATCGCCATGGGCGGTCAGTCGGCGGGGGTACTCTATCAGGGCGATCGTCGCTTCGACATCGTTGTGCGCCTGCCGGAACCGCTGAGGAGTGATCTGGACGCCTTGCAACGCCTGCCCATCCCCGTGTCCGGCCGCGATGGTTCGGGAACCGGCAATACTGGTTACTTGCGCTTGGGAGATGTCGCCAGCTTTCAACTGGCGCCTGGCCCTAATCAGATCAGTCGCGAAAACGGCAAGCGACGAGTGGTTGTGACCGCAAACGTGCGCGGCCGGGATATCGGCTCATTTGTAGCAGAAGCTGAGAATGTGCTTCAGCAACAGGTGAAGATCCCCTCAGGATACTGGACCAACTGGGGCGGTACCTTTGAACAGATGCAATCAGCCGCGCGGCGACTGGAGATCGTCGTGCCAGTAGCCTTGCTGCTCGTATTCAGCCTGCTGTTCATGATGTTCAACAACGTGAAGGATGGGTTACTGGTGTTTACGGGTGTGCCGTTCGCGTTGACCGGTGGCATCGTCGCCTTATGGTTGAGAGACATCCCCCTATCAATTTCTGCGGGGGTGGGCTTCATCGCGCTGTCGGGCATTGCCGTGTTAAACGGTCTGGTGATGATCTCGTATATACGCACCTTGCGCGAGGATGGCATGAGTGTCGACTCGGCGGTTCGGGAAGGCGCCTTGACACGGCTCCGACCGGTGCTCATGACCGCCCTGGTCGCTTCATTGGGCTTCTTGCCCATGGCCATTGCGACAGGCACTGGTGCGGAGGTTCAACGACCGCTGGCGACGGTGGTCATTGGCGGGATTATTTCGTCAACCTTATTAACTCTCCTGGTACTGCCGGTGCTTTATCGCCTGTTCAATCAGGACGAGGGCGCCGAGCTTGCCGATAAGAAGCCAACGTCCCTCGCCGCCATGCAGGGCGCTTCTTGA
- a CDS encoding DUF1254 domain-containing protein, with translation MKKNVNARTALILLAAIVQASCVWKTGTQSTNTEMATAQAQDTAKQKEALEAGVEAVIYGYPLVIMDATRKKISNVAAAGPSAAPVNQFAHMPSFPDASFKDVVRANVDTLYSSAWLDLSKEPIVLSVPDTQNRFYLMPMIDAWTNIFASPGKRTTGTKAGHFAISGPGWTGTLPAGITQLKSPTNMVWIIGRTQTNGPKDYAAVHAIQKRYRLTPLSAFGKPYTPPPAAVDPTVDMKLAPVQAVATMSSAAFFNTLAVLMKDNPPPREDAPVLAKLAKIGIVPGQPFDPTKLEPPVAQGLEKALPTALDKLTDAAKHVGAPVNGWRVPSLNMAAYGTDYTTRAVVALIGLGANLTSDAVYPSAFVDGEGKPLSGANQYVLHFEKGQEPPARAFWSVTMYDPDSFFVPNQINRYALSSWMPFKRNADGSLDLYIQADPPGKAKAANWLPAPKGAFSLTLRMYWPDERSPSILDGTWIPPAVRRAP, from the coding sequence ATGAAGAAGAACGTCAACGCGCGAACTGCCCTCATCTTGCTGGCCGCCATAGTTCAGGCGTCTTGCGTATGGAAGACGGGCACGCAATCCACCAACACGGAAATGGCGACCGCTCAGGCCCAAGACACGGCCAAGCAGAAGGAAGCCCTCGAAGCCGGCGTCGAGGCGGTTATCTACGGCTATCCGCTGGTCATCATGGACGCTACGCGAAAGAAGATCTCGAACGTCGCAGCCGCCGGGCCTTCGGCTGCCCCCGTAAACCAGTTTGCGCACATGCCGAGCTTCCCGGACGCGTCCTTCAAGGACGTCGTGCGCGCCAACGTTGATACTCTTTATTCGTCAGCATGGCTGGACTTGTCCAAAGAGCCGATCGTGCTGTCGGTGCCTGACACCCAAAATCGATTCTACTTGATGCCGATGATCGATGCCTGGACCAATATCTTCGCGTCGCCCGGAAAAAGGACCACCGGAACCAAAGCCGGACATTTCGCGATCTCCGGGCCGGGGTGGACAGGCACTTTGCCCGCTGGCATCACGCAACTGAAATCGCCGACCAACATGGTCTGGATCATCGGGCGCACGCAGACCAACGGTCCCAAAGACTATGCCGCCGTACATGCCATCCAGAAGCGATACAGGCTCACGCCCCTATCCGCTTTCGGGAAGCCCTACACCCCACCGCCGGCGGCCGTGGACCCTACGGTCGACATGAAGCTGGCGCCGGTCCAGGCCGTCGCCACGATGAGCAGCGCCGCTTTCTTCAACACCCTGGCCGTTCTGATGAAGGACAATCCCCCACCCCGGGAAGACGCTCCGGTACTCGCGAAGCTCGCCAAAATCGGAATCGTGCCGGGACAGCCATTCGATCCCACCAAGCTCGAACCGCCCGTGGCGCAGGGCTTGGAAAAGGCGCTGCCGACCGCCCTGGACAAACTGACGGATGCCGCCAAGCATGTTGGCGCCCCGGTCAACGGTTGGCGAGTACCTTCGCTGAATATGGCGGCCTATGGCACAGACTACACGACACGGGCGGTGGTTGCCCTGATTGGACTCGGAGCGAATCTGACTTCGGACGCCGTGTATCCCTCGGCGTTCGTCGATGGCGAGGGCAAGCCGCTCAGCGGCGCCAATCAGTACGTCCTGCATTTTGAGAAGGGTCAGGAGCCGCCGGCTCGCGCCTTCTGGTCCGTGACGATGTATGATCCGGATTCGTTCTTTGTGCCCAACCAAATCAACCGTTACGCACTCAGCAGTTGGATGCCCTTTAAGCGCAATGCCGACGGTTCGCTCGACCTTTACATCCAGGCCGACCCGCCAGGCAAGGCGAAGGCGGCGAACTGGCTGCCCGCCCCCAAGGGCGCTTTCAGTTTGACGCTGCGCATGTACTGGCCCGACGAACGGTCTCCCTCCATCCTGGACGGCACGTGGATACCGCCCGCCGTTCGGCGAGCTCCGTGA